A DNA window from Deltaproteobacteria bacterium contains the following coding sequences:
- the carB gene encoding carbamoyl-phosphate synthase large subunit — protein MPKRTDIHSILLIGSGPIVIGQACEFDYSGTQACKALKEEGYRVILVNSNPATIMTDPDFADRTYVEPLTVEVLEKIIAQERPDAVLPTIGGQTGLNLAIELAESGVLDKYGVELIGAKLPAIKKAEDRNLFKEAMERIGLDLPRSGYARSLEEAEAVRQQLGLPLIIRPSRTLGGMGGNIVESLEEFRSLVSWGLDASPTREILIEESIAGWKEFELEVMRDGKDNVVIVCSIENLDPMGVHTGDSITVAPAQTLTDKEYQIMRDAALRIIREIGVDTGGSNIQFAVDPDTGRMVVIEMNPRVSRSSALASKATGFPIAKIAAKLAIGYTLDEIPNDITRETPACFEPTIDYVVVKIPRFTFDKFPQTRDTLGPQMKSVGEAMAIGRTFKESFQKALRSLEIGVYGLEEKAQRTENGVPVRESAGDAIENHLRRPNAERIWYVADALRAGMSVDELYRITKIDPWFLESIAQIVHFEHEARALDLSRVTPEWLGAAKRMGFADVRLAQLLGCKEADVRARREQWKLLPVYKTVDTCAAEFVAHTPYLYSTYEGEDEAQPSSRKKIVILGGGPNRIGQGIEFDYCCVHAAFALKDDGFETIMVNCNPETVSTDYDTSDKLFFEPLTLEDVLHIVREEQPFGVIVQFGGQTPLRLAMALEEAGVPILGTSPDSIDRAEDRERFKEVLNKLNLRQPPNGAARSTDEAVHIAAEITYPVLVRPSYVLGGRAMQIVYDEASLRRYMREAVLASPAHPVLIDKFLDDAVEVDVDAVSDGHEVVIGGIMEHIELAGIHSGDSACSLPPRNLTASVQDEIRRQTFALAKELQVVGLMNIQFAVKRDVVYVLEVNPRASRTVPFVSKAIGAPLAKIAARVMAGKSLRDLGFTAEIVPEHVSVKEAVFPFIKFPGVDTVLGPEMKSTGEVMGIATSFPLAFAKSQIAAGTLLPVRGTALLSIRDADKPSVLAVARRLLENDFALMATQGTAAFLRADGIAVAEVKKVAQGSPHVVDAIRNGAVALVINTIDGAQSLEDSFSIRRTALECRVPYCTTIAGAGAVAEGIAQLRSGLLSVRPLQEYHHGQ, from the coding sequence ATGCCGAAACGCACAGACATACACTCGATCTTACTCATTGGGTCGGGCCCGATCGTGATCGGTCAAGCCTGCGAGTTCGACTATTCTGGAACCCAAGCCTGCAAAGCGCTAAAAGAGGAGGGGTATCGAGTGATTCTGGTGAATTCGAACCCCGCCACTATCATGACGGACCCGGACTTCGCCGACCGGACCTACGTCGAGCCGCTGACAGTTGAGGTCTTGGAAAAAATCATCGCGCAAGAGCGCCCTGACGCCGTGTTGCCGACGATCGGCGGACAGACGGGGCTGAACTTGGCGATCGAGCTGGCCGAAAGTGGTGTCCTCGACAAGTATGGGGTTGAGCTGATTGGGGCCAAGCTGCCGGCCATCAAGAAGGCGGAGGATCGCAACCTGTTCAAAGAGGCGATGGAACGCATCGGCCTCGATCTCCCGCGCAGCGGGTATGCGCGTTCGCTGGAGGAAGCTGAAGCTGTTCGCCAACAGCTCGGTCTGCCTTTGATTATTCGCCCCTCGCGAACCTTGGGCGGGATGGGTGGCAATATCGTTGAGTCATTGGAAGAATTCCGTTCGTTGGTGAGCTGGGGACTCGATGCCTCGCCGACACGCGAGATTCTCATCGAAGAATCCATTGCCGGCTGGAAAGAGTTTGAACTCGAAGTCATGCGCGACGGCAAAGATAACGTCGTCATCGTCTGTTCAATCGAAAATCTCGACCCGATGGGCGTGCACACCGGCGATTCGATCACGGTCGCACCGGCGCAGACATTGACGGATAAAGAGTATCAAATCATGCGTGATGCCGCCTTGCGCATCATTCGCGAAATCGGCGTCGATACCGGCGGGTCGAACATCCAATTCGCCGTCGATCCCGACACCGGTCGCATGGTGGTCATCGAAATGAATCCCCGGGTGTCGCGCTCGTCCGCACTCGCGAGCAAGGCCACGGGGTTTCCGATCGCCAAGATCGCCGCCAAGCTAGCGATCGGTTACACGCTCGACGAAATTCCCAACGACATCACGCGCGAGACCCCGGCCTGCTTCGAGCCGACCATCGATTATGTGGTGGTGAAGATCCCACGCTTCACGTTCGATAAATTTCCCCAGACTCGCGATACCTTGGGCCCGCAGATGAAGTCGGTGGGCGAGGCGATGGCGATCGGGCGCACGTTCAAGGAGTCGTTCCAGAAAGCGTTGCGCTCGCTGGAAATCGGCGTCTACGGCTTGGAGGAGAAGGCCCAGCGCACGGAGAATGGTGTACCGGTGCGTGAGTCGGCTGGGGACGCTATTGAGAATCATTTGCGCCGACCGAACGCCGAGCGGATTTGGTACGTCGCCGACGCCCTGCGTGCCGGGATGAGCGTCGATGAGCTGTACCGAATCACGAAAATCGATCCCTGGTTTCTCGAAAGCATTGCCCAGATCGTGCACTTCGAGCACGAAGCGCGGGCGCTCGACTTGAGCCGCGTGACTCCAGAATGGCTGGGCGCAGCGAAACGCATGGGGTTTGCCGACGTGCGGCTAGCGCAACTCCTCGGCTGTAAAGAGGCCGATGTCCGCGCGCGACGAGAGCAGTGGAAGCTGCTGCCGGTCTACAAGACCGTCGACACTTGCGCCGCCGAGTTTGTCGCGCATACCCCCTACCTCTACTCGACCTACGAAGGTGAGGACGAGGCGCAGCCGTCGTCGCGCAAGAAGATCGTCATCCTCGGCGGCGGTCCCAACCGCATTGGCCAAGGCATCGAGTTCGACTATTGCTGCGTGCATGCGGCGTTTGCATTGAAGGACGACGGGTTCGAGACCATCATGGTGAACTGCAACCCCGAGACCGTCAGCACGGATTACGACACCTCGGATAAGTTGTTCTTCGAGCCACTGACGTTGGAAGATGTGCTGCACATTGTCAGAGAAGAGCAACCCTTCGGCGTGATCGTGCAGTTCGGCGGCCAGACCCCGCTGCGCTTGGCGATGGCGCTCGAAGAAGCCGGAGTGCCGATTCTGGGCACGTCTCCAGATTCCATCGACCGGGCCGAAGATCGCGAGCGGTTCAAGGAAGTATTGAACAAGCTGAACCTGCGCCAGCCGCCGAACGGTGCCGCGCGCTCGACGGACGAAGCTGTCCACATTGCCGCTGAAATTACCTACCCCGTGCTGGTGCGGCCTTCTTACGTGTTAGGCGGCCGGGCCATGCAGATCGTGTACGATGAAGCGAGCCTGCGTCGTTACATGCGCGAGGCCGTGTTAGCTTCACCCGCGCATCCCGTGCTCATCGATAAGTTTCTCGACGATGCGGTGGAAGTCGATGTAGACGCGGTGAGCGACGGACACGAAGTGGTGATCGGCGGCATCATGGAGCACATCGAACTGGCTGGAATACATTCGGGCGATAGCGCGTGCTCCTTGCCGCCGCGCAATCTGACCGCGTCCGTGCAAGACGAGATTCGTCGTCAGACCTTTGCTCTGGCTAAGGAACTCCAGGTGGTCGGCCTCATGAACATCCAATTCGCGGTCAAGCGCGACGTGGTGTACGTGCTAGAGGTGAACCCGCGGGCGTCGCGTACCGTGCCCTTCGTCAGCAAAGCCATCGGTGCGCCGCTGGCGAAGATTGCCGCGCGCGTCATGGCGGGAAAGAGTCTGCGCGACCTGGGATTCACCGCCGAGATCGTTCCCGAACATGTGTCTGTCAAAGAAGCCGTTTTTCCCTTCATCAAATTTCCGGGAGTGGACACCGTCCTTGGCCCGGAGATGAAATCGACCGGAGAAGTGATGGGTATCGCGACCTCTTTCCCCCTGGCCTTTGCGAAGTCGCAGATTGCGGCGGGGACGTTATTGCCGGTGCGGGGAACAGCGTTGTTGAGTATTCGCGATGCCGACAAGCCATCGGTGCTTGCCGTGGCGCGCCGCCTGTTGGAGAACGATTTTGCGTTGATGGCCACCCAAGGGACGGCGGCCTTTCTGCGTGCCGATGGTATTGCGGTCGCAGAGGTCAAGAAGGTAGCGCAAGGGTCTCCTCACGTGGTGGATGCGATCCGGAACGGAGCCGTAGCGCTGGTCATCAACACCATCGACGGCGCGCAGTCGCTCGAAGATTCCTTCTCGATTCGGCGCACGGCCTTGGAGTGTCGGGTTCCCTACTGCACGACCATTGCCGGCGCCGGCGCCGTGGCCGAAGGGATTGCGCAGTTGCGGAGCGGCTTGCTCAGTGTGCGACCGTTGCAGGAGTACCACCACGGACAGTAA
- the recG gene encoding ATP-dependent DNA helicase RecG, whose protein sequence is MDSTPSTDAPRSPRPFTPPLKKAVQYVKGVGPKRAEQLARLGISTVEDLLYHVPFRYQDRREIRKIRDLNGGEEGATVGQLVRMGRRFVTRSRRWLLEGVVRDETGFLFLRWYNQHRYFEQKYQLGQHVLLFGKVEVGLKGGKWMIHPDMELVEEEEDTSRILAIYNKTTEMTVGAMRRLVHGAVNEYLQFVSDGVPPEISERLGLMDLNAALRYLHQPPLDTDVTALNTAASLAHRTVVFDELFYLQLGMTLRRRSMVKEDGLSIVPGPLVKQMHEILPFRLTHAQERVLDVIFHDMAAPHPMNRLVQGDVGSGKTIVAFCAALAALDSGYQVAFMAPTELLAEQHLRTLQPLAEKLGVSIALLTGEMRPQQKQAMYALLEQGKVEIAVGTHALIQEKVRFRQLGLAIIDEQHRFGVMQRAALKRMGTNPDMLLMTATPIPRTLSLTIYGDLDVSAIDELPPGRKPVFTRVFHEGERQKAYQAVKEQLDKGHQAYIVYPLVEETDKSDLKAATNMADELSKTAFKGYSIALVHGRMKGEEKDAVMRRFKAGEHHLLVSTTVIEVGIDVPNATVMFIEHAERFGLAQLHQLRGRVGRGQAESFCFLLAQYTPADESHRRLRVMTETNDGFQIAEADLTFRGPGEFLGTRQSGMPDFRVANIVRDSRILEIAREEAETWLAKDPDLTAPSSRRFRAILEDRWAGRLELARVG, encoded by the coding sequence ATGGACTCCACACCCTCAACAGATGCGCCACGGTCGCCTCGCCCCTTCACGCCGCCGCTCAAGAAGGCGGTGCAATATGTCAAAGGCGTCGGCCCCAAGCGGGCCGAACAGTTGGCCCGCCTCGGTATCTCGACGGTCGAAGATCTCCTCTATCATGTTCCTTTCCGCTACCAAGATCGTCGGGAGATTCGCAAGATTCGCGACTTGAACGGCGGCGAGGAAGGGGCGACCGTCGGGCAGTTGGTGCGCATGGGCCGCAGGTTCGTGACCCGCAGCCGCCGCTGGCTGCTCGAAGGGGTGGTGCGGGACGAGACTGGGTTCTTGTTCCTGCGCTGGTACAACCAACACCGCTATTTCGAACAGAAATACCAACTCGGCCAGCACGTCTTGTTGTTCGGCAAAGTTGAGGTCGGGCTCAAGGGCGGCAAGTGGATGATCCACCCGGATATGGAGCTGGTGGAGGAAGAAGAAGATACCTCGCGGATTCTGGCGATTTACAACAAGACCACCGAGATGACGGTGGGGGCTATGCGCCGCCTCGTCCACGGTGCCGTCAACGAGTATCTGCAGTTTGTCTCCGATGGAGTGCCCCCTGAGATCAGCGAACGCTTGGGCTTGATGGACTTAAACGCTGCGCTGCGCTACCTACATCAGCCGCCGTTGGACACCGATGTCACGGCGCTGAATACTGCGGCTTCGCTTGCACACCGCACCGTGGTGTTCGATGAACTCTTTTACCTGCAACTCGGCATGACCCTGCGCCGACGGAGTATGGTAAAAGAAGACGGCTTGTCGATCGTGCCGGGTCCGCTCGTCAAACAGATGCACGAAATCTTACCGTTCCGTCTCACCCACGCGCAGGAGCGAGTGCTCGACGTGATCTTCCATGACATGGCCGCCCCGCACCCGATGAATCGGCTTGTGCAAGGCGATGTCGGGTCGGGCAAAACCATCGTCGCTTTCTGTGCCGCTTTGGCCGCGCTCGACAGCGGCTACCAAGTCGCCTTCATGGCTCCGACCGAGTTGTTAGCCGAACAGCACTTGCGGACCCTGCAACCGTTAGCCGAAAAGCTGGGTGTCTCTATCGCGCTGCTGACCGGAGAGATGCGCCCGCAACAGAAGCAGGCGATGTACGCGCTACTCGAACAAGGCAAAGTAGAAATTGCCGTCGGCACCCACGCGCTGATTCAGGAGAAGGTGCGATTCCGTCAGCTCGGGTTGGCCATCATCGACGAGCAGCACCGCTTCGGCGTCATGCAGCGAGCGGCGTTGAAGCGGATGGGAACCAATCCGGATATGTTGCTCATGACCGCCACGCCGATTCCGCGCACGCTGTCGCTGACGATTTATGGCGATCTCGATGTGTCGGCGATCGACGAACTCCCGCCTGGTCGCAAGCCGGTCTTCACCCGAGTATTTCACGAAGGTGAACGACAAAAAGCCTACCAGGCCGTGAAAGAGCAGCTCGATAAGGGCCATCAGGCGTACATCGTCTATCCGCTGGTAGAAGAAACCGACAAGTCCGACTTGAAAGCCGCCACGAACATGGCCGACGAGTTGTCCAAGACCGCCTTCAAAGGGTATTCGATCGCTCTCGTGCATGGCCGTATGAAAGGTGAAGAGAAAGACGCCGTCATGCGACGGTTCAAAGCCGGTGAGCATCATCTGCTCGTGTCCACCACGGTGATCGAAGTCGGCATCGACGTGCCCAACGCCACAGTGATGTTCATCGAACATGCCGAGCGTTTCGGCTTGGCGCAGTTGCACCAATTGCGCGGTCGGGTCGGGCGCGGACAAGCCGAGTCGTTCTGCTTCTTGCTGGCCCAGTACACGCCGGCGGATGAGTCGCACCGCCGTTTGCGGGTGATGACCGAGACTAATGACGGCTTCCAGATCGCCGAGGCGGATCTGACGTTTCGCGGGCCGGGCGAATTCCTCGGCACCCGTCAGTCCGGCATGCCCGACTTTCGCGTGGCCAATATCGTACGCGACAGCCGCATTCTGGAAATTGCCCGCGAAGAGGCCGAGACGTGGTTGGCGAAAGATCCCGACCTCACCGCCCCCTCGTCTCGCCGGTTCCGCGCCATTCTCGAAGACCGCTGGGCCGGGAGGTTGGAGCTGGCACGAGTGGGGTGA
- a CDS encoding heparinase II/III family protein yields MCIGRCGWFIWRIGMLLVALGVLAAPSCWSFPVDPSRPRLYFTAADLPMLRQRLGTTHTVEWHTLVSWTQPEKDDFVEKAGSNASDTHHYIERNAFLYLMLAESEPELAEQHAQTAKNWLLQLATVDLPDGPNDAFEYLWALAIGYDWLYTWPGFTEAEKQQVRDQLIARTDYHVTHTDLEGVFPSIPDTIDPDPDSNNAKSIYDNQASENNLGNVFPGLALWEPDDKYGVNSTAQQYLDAASLRLREIYTATNTHAANGGYWEGQGYVGARLQGEVYFAYAWKVATGEDLFAGSEHLRNAVYYWIYGLRPDGVASREGDQTCRPIGCDRNRFIASILADRYQDGYAQWYVQFTRTLVNDMTLVHSDLPFDWQDIVFYNAALPAADIATLPLYRHFQFGHLVFRTGWNIKRLPTDPLPDDTYLTFSLHDWISGHAHLNGNSFTVFRGGPLAIDSGRYRGTSVNREHEQNYALRTIAHNTITVYRPGEDFGLSATDPDVPFANDGGQEFLWREAKAPDEPWYIEDLADGTRFDTGTLETFAAGADYYYLKGNATDAYHSTGFHAPDDGLVPGHDPDEAKIENFTREMVILSQEPNPLVVMFDRVSALNAGWSKKWLLHSIAEPTVSGTLQSVEVADHITTHAGPLITIDNGGKLFSQTVLPTSATLRKVGGAGYEFWIDDDGTGKKGKNYPVGDKVGQADGENGAWRVEVSPAIAARDDMFLHVLTVSNATTVAAATGLKVDGDLVVGAKIDDHVILFSKDGVPLSEGSYTAPNTTETVTHLLTGFLPGKYHVVQNGTQMVTGPFLTDAYGVLRFTSSGGGSFSVLPAYQLTALSPLTIWVGLKSKNNLGSRFDLRAEVYRDDAVIAVGEVRCVTGLVREANRAMEIEIPFGALANDLLDAEDHFSVRVFARIGTTSGGGKCGGAGSPDKAVGVTLYYDSARRAAKIEATLTPVPLTAYYLHAGKPLFLSEKPPTRITPKRRSSSAVNFLQGNPWKTVGSWSVDIATLGTSS; encoded by the coding sequence ATGTGCATCGGACGTTGTGGGTGGTTCATCTGGCGAATTGGTATGCTCCTGGTCGCGCTGGGCGTTCTTGCCGCGCCGAGCTGCTGGTCATTTCCCGTAGATCCTTCGCGCCCGCGCTTGTATTTCACCGCCGCAGATCTGCCCATGTTGCGGCAGCGGTTGGGCACGACGCATACTGTCGAGTGGCACACGCTGGTGTCTTGGACGCAGCCGGAAAAAGACGATTTCGTGGAGAAGGCCGGGAGCAATGCCAGCGACACGCATCATTACATCGAACGCAACGCCTTCCTCTACCTGATGCTGGCGGAGTCCGAGCCTGAGCTGGCGGAGCAGCACGCACAAACCGCCAAGAACTGGCTGCTCCAACTAGCGACTGTCGATCTGCCGGATGGCCCGAACGACGCATTCGAGTACCTGTGGGCGTTAGCCATCGGTTACGATTGGCTCTACACCTGGCCGGGGTTTACCGAGGCGGAAAAGCAGCAAGTCCGCGATCAGTTGATCGCACGCACCGATTATCATGTGACGCACACTGACCTGGAAGGCGTTTTTCCTTCGATCCCGGATACGATTGACCCCGACCCGGACTCGAATAACGCGAAAAGCATCTACGATAATCAGGCGTCGGAGAACAACCTAGGGAACGTGTTTCCCGGCCTCGCCTTGTGGGAGCCGGACGATAAGTACGGCGTCAACAGCACGGCACAACAGTATCTGGACGCAGCCTCGCTCCGTCTTCGAGAAATCTATACCGCTACGAACACCCATGCCGCCAACGGCGGCTACTGGGAAGGTCAAGGCTACGTTGGCGCACGGTTGCAAGGCGAGGTCTATTTCGCGTACGCGTGGAAAGTGGCGACCGGCGAGGATCTTTTTGCCGGGAGTGAGCATCTGCGCAACGCCGTCTACTACTGGATTTATGGCTTACGTCCCGATGGTGTTGCCAGCCGCGAGGGAGACCAAACCTGTCGTCCGATTGGGTGCGATCGCAACCGGTTCATCGCTTCGATTCTCGCGGATCGCTACCAGGACGGCTATGCGCAGTGGTACGTGCAGTTCACGCGCACGCTCGTGAACGATATGACCCTGGTGCATTCCGACCTGCCGTTCGATTGGCAAGATATCGTTTTCTATAATGCCGCTCTGCCAGCGGCGGACATTGCCACGTTACCCCTCTACCGACATTTCCAGTTTGGGCACCTCGTCTTCCGTACGGGCTGGAACATTAAGCGGCTTCCCACCGATCCCCTGCCCGATGACACCTATCTGACGTTTTCGCTGCATGACTGGATCAGCGGCCACGCCCATCTCAACGGCAACAGCTTTACCGTGTTCCGCGGCGGCCCGTTGGCCATCGATAGCGGACGCTATCGCGGCACCAGCGTGAACCGAGAGCATGAACAGAACTATGCCCTCCGCACGATCGCCCATAACACCATCACGGTGTACCGCCCGGGAGAAGACTTTGGCTTGAGTGCTACCGATCCGGACGTGCCTTTTGCCAACGACGGCGGGCAAGAGTTTTTATGGCGAGAGGCCAAAGCGCCCGACGAGCCATGGTATATTGAGGACCTCGCCGACGGCACTCGTTTCGATACCGGGACACTAGAAACTTTCGCAGCCGGGGCGGACTATTACTACCTCAAAGGCAACGCGACGGATGCGTATCACTCGACCGGCTTTCATGCTCCGGATGACGGCCTCGTCCCCGGTCACGATCCCGATGAAGCCAAGATTGAGAACTTTACGCGCGAAATGGTCATCCTGTCGCAGGAGCCGAACCCGCTCGTAGTTATGTTCGATCGGGTCTCGGCACTAAATGCCGGGTGGTCCAAGAAGTGGCTTTTGCACTCGATTGCCGAGCCTACGGTTTCCGGAACGCTGCAAAGCGTGGAAGTCGCGGACCACATTACCACTCATGCCGGTCCTTTGATTACTATCGACAATGGGGGAAAGCTCTTTTCCCAAACCGTTCTACCCACATCGGCGACGCTGCGCAAAGTAGGCGGAGCAGGCTACGAGTTCTGGATTGACGACGATGGCACCGGCAAGAAAGGAAAGAACTATCCCGTGGGGGACAAAGTCGGGCAGGCGGACGGAGAAAACGGCGCGTGGCGCGTCGAAGTGTCGCCGGCAATTGCCGCTCGGGACGATATGTTCTTGCATGTCCTGACTGTGAGCAATGCCACAACAGTCGCGGCAGCGACGGGGCTGAAGGTCGATGGGGACCTAGTGGTGGGGGCGAAAATCGATGATCACGTCATTCTCTTCAGCAAAGATGGCGTACCGCTCAGCGAGGGGTCTTACACTGCTCCAAACACAACCGAAACCGTGACGCATCTGCTGACCGGGTTTCTCCCTGGTAAATATCACGTGGTCCAGAATGGCACGCAGATGGTCACTGGCCCTTTTCTTACCGATGCGTACGGCGTGCTCCGGTTTACCTCGTCCGGCGGCGGCTCATTTTCCGTGCTTCCCGCGTATCAATTAACGGCGCTCTCGCCTTTGACAATATGGGTAGGATTGAAGAGCAAAAACAATCTAGGATCGCGTTTCGACCTGCGGGCGGAAGTCTACCGGGACGATGCCGTGATTGCCGTGGGCGAGGTGCGTTGCGTGACCGGATTAGTAAGAGAAGCGAACCGAGCCATGGAGATCGAGATTCCTTTCGGTGCGTTGGCGAACGACCTGCTCGACGCGGAGGACCATTTTTCCGTGCGGGTGTTCGCTCGTATCGGCACCACGTCCGGGGGAGGAAAATGCGGTGGGGCTGGGAGCCCTGATAAAGCTGTGGGAGTAACGCTGTACTATGACAGTGCGAGGCGCGCAGCGAAAATCGAGGCGACGCTAACGCCGGTACCACTGACTGCCTATTATCTCCATGCAGGCAAGCCGCTCTTTCTTAGCGAAAAACCCCCGACTAGGATAACCCCTAAACGTCGCAGTTCTTCGGCGGTAAATTTCTTGCAAGGAAATCCGTGGAAAACTGTCGGCTCTTGGAGCGTGGACATCGCCACGTTGGGGACGTCTTCTTAA